A single genomic interval of Phocoena sinus isolate mPhoSin1 chromosome 15, mPhoSin1.pri, whole genome shotgun sequence harbors:
- the CDIP1 gene encoding cell death-inducing p53-target protein 1 isoform X2: MSNEPPPPYPGGPTAPLLEEKSGAPPTPGRTSPAVMQPPPGMSLPPADIGPPPYEPPGHPMPQPSFIPPHVNADSTYMPPGFYPPPGPHPPMGYYPPGPYPPGPYPGPGGHTATVLVPSGAATTVTVLQGEIFEGAPVQTVCPHCQQAITTKISYEIGLMNFVLGFFCCFMGCDLGCCLIPCLINDFKDVTHTCPSCKAYIYTYKRLC; encoded by the exons ATGTCGAACGAGCCGCCCCCTCCTTACCCTGGGGGCCCCACAGCCCCCCTTCTGGAGGAGAAAAGTGGAGCTCCACCCACCCCAG GCCGCACCTCCCCAGCTGTGATGCAGCCCCCACCGGGCATGTCACTGCCCCCTGCAGACATTGGCCCCCCACCCTATGAGCCGCCGGGTCACCCAATGCCCCAGCCTAGCTTCATCCCCCCACATGTGAATGCAGACAGCACCTACATGCCTCCAG GTTTCTACCCTCCTCCAGGCCCCCATCCACCCATGGGCTACTACCCACCAGGGCCCTACCCACCAGGGCCTTACCCTGGCCCTGGGGGCCATACGGCCACGGTCCTGGTCCCTTCAGGGGCTGCCACCACAGTGACAGTGCTGCAGGGAGAGATCTTTGAGGGTGCGCCCGTGCAGACGGTGTGTCCCCACTGCCAGCAGGCCATCACCACCAAGATCTCCTACGAGATTGGCCTGATGAACTTCGTGCTGGGCTTCTTCTGCTGCTTCATGGG GTGTGACCTGGGCTGCTGCTTGATCCCCTGCCTCATCAACGACTTCAAGGATGTGACGCACACGTGCCCCAGCTGCAAAGCCTACATCTACACGTACAAGCGCCTCTGCTAA
- the CDIP1 gene encoding cell death-inducing p53-target protein 1 isoform X1 codes for MRKLRLWNIRWPNGWDLVPGCQQGPGEAAKMSNEPPPPYPGGPTAPLLEEKSGAPPTPGRTSPAVMQPPPGMSLPPADIGPPPYEPPGHPMPQPSFIPPHVNADSTYMPPGFYPPPGPHPPMGYYPPGPYPPGPYPGPGGHTATVLVPSGAATTVTVLQGEIFEGAPVQTVCPHCQQAITTKISYEIGLMNFVLGFFCCFMGCDLGCCLIPCLINDFKDVTHTCPSCKAYIYTYKRLC; via the exons GGTCCAGGAGAAGCAGCAAAGATGTCGAACGAGCCGCCCCCTCCTTACCCTGGGGGCCCCACAGCCCCCCTTCTGGAGGAGAAAAGTGGAGCTCCACCCACCCCAG GCCGCACCTCCCCAGCTGTGATGCAGCCCCCACCGGGCATGTCACTGCCCCCTGCAGACATTGGCCCCCCACCCTATGAGCCGCCGGGTCACCCAATGCCCCAGCCTAGCTTCATCCCCCCACATGTGAATGCAGACAGCACCTACATGCCTCCAG GTTTCTACCCTCCTCCAGGCCCCCATCCACCCATGGGCTACTACCCACCAGGGCCCTACCCACCAGGGCCTTACCCTGGCCCTGGGGGCCATACGGCCACGGTCCTGGTCCCTTCAGGGGCTGCCACCACAGTGACAGTGCTGCAGGGAGAGATCTTTGAGGGTGCGCCCGTGCAGACGGTGTGTCCCCACTGCCAGCAGGCCATCACCACCAAGATCTCCTACGAGATTGGCCTGATGAACTTCGTGCTGGGCTTCTTCTGCTGCTTCATGGG GTGTGACCTGGGCTGCTGCTTGATCCCCTGCCTCATCAACGACTTCAAGGATGTGACGCACACGTGCCCCAGCTGCAAAGCCTACATCTACACGTACAAGCGCCTCTGCTAA